From the Psychrobacillus sp. FSL K6-4046 genome, one window contains:
- a CDS encoding IS1182 family transposase, translating into MFKDYNMNQVVLPLDLEVKLQENDIAFHIHHLVESIPDEAFKVFLRNTGCPAYHPRMMMKIILCAYSQSVFSGRKIEGLLYDSVRIMWLAQGYQPSYRTINRFRVQPEVSELIRQCFVQFRCQLVQEKLIDQEAIFIDGTKIEANANKFTFVWRKSVEKYNKGLIEKSNQLYNELLEKEIIPQMEREDEEHLSLEELTQMVQKVEDIITEYDQQIEASSDALERKSLRRERKYPKQVRKELIDYIYRKQKYQRDFEIFGTRNSYSKTDHDATFMRMKDDYMKNGQLKAGYNVQIATEGQYTLAYSLFSNPTDTKTLIPFLDEIEKNYFKLPKHIVADAGYGSEQNYDDILSNRKREALITYNMYIKEQKKKQKQNKFNTANWKYDEENDTYTCPNQKQLSFKYHSIREDKTGYKREFKIYECEDCSGCPFRSSCTKAKEGNNRKLMVNEKWEQQKEYVSAKLSEEKTGSIYRQRKIDVEPVFGFLKANLRFSRFSVRGKPKVENEMGLALMAVNLRKFTVKTR; encoded by the coding sequence ATGTTTAAAGATTATAACATGAATCAAGTGGTATTGCCTTTAGATTTAGAAGTAAAATTACAAGAAAACGATATTGCCTTCCATATTCACCATTTAGTTGAAAGCATCCCTGACGAAGCGTTTAAAGTATTTCTTCGAAATACGGGTTGCCCTGCCTATCATCCCCGCATGATGATGAAAATCATCCTTTGTGCTTACTCCCAGTCTGTTTTTTCAGGTCGAAAAATTGAAGGACTCTTATACGATAGTGTCCGGATAATGTGGCTGGCCCAGGGCTATCAACCAAGCTACCGCACAATCAATCGATTTCGTGTGCAGCCAGAGGTGAGCGAATTAATCCGTCAATGTTTCGTACAATTCCGCTGTCAGTTGGTCCAAGAAAAACTCATTGACCAAGAGGCAATCTTTATTGATGGTACAAAGATTGAAGCAAACGCTAACAAGTTCACGTTTGTCTGGAGAAAATCCGTAGAGAAATATAACAAAGGATTGATAGAAAAATCGAACCAGTTATATAACGAACTGCTTGAAAAGGAGATCATCCCTCAAATGGAACGAGAAGATGAAGAGCACCTGTCACTGGAAGAACTAACTCAAATGGTTCAAAAAGTAGAGGATATCATCACCGAATATGACCAACAAATAGAAGCGTCGTCAGACGCTTTGGAACGAAAGAGCTTGAGGAGAGAACGAAAATATCCAAAGCAGGTACGTAAAGAGTTGATTGATTATATCTACCGTAAACAGAAATATCAACGGGACTTTGAAATCTTTGGAACCCGGAACAGCTATTCAAAGACTGACCATGATGCAACCTTTATGAGGATGAAAGACGACTACATGAAAAATGGTCAATTGAAGGCTGGTTATAATGTACAAATCGCAACAGAGGGTCAATACACGCTTGCCTATAGTTTGTTTTCTAATCCAACAGACACCAAAACCTTGATCCCCTTCCTGGATGAGATTGAGAAAAATTACTTTAAGCTACCGAAGCATATCGTGGCAGATGCAGGCTATGGAAGCGAACAGAATTATGACGATATACTATCTAATCGTAAACGCGAAGCTCTGATCACCTATAACATGTACATCAAAGAGCAAAAGAAGAAACAGAAACAAAATAAGTTCAATACTGCAAATTGGAAGTACGACGAAGAGAACGATACGTACACCTGCCCGAACCAGAAACAGCTGTCCTTTAAATATCATTCCATACGCGAGGACAAGACAGGATACAAACGGGAGTTTAAGATCTATGAATGTGAGGACTGTTCAGGTTGTCCGTTCCGCTCCTCCTGTACGAAAGCAAAAGAAGGTAATAATAGAAAGTTGATGGTGAACGAAAAGTGGGAGCAACAAAAAGAATATGTGAGCGCGAAGCTTTCAGAGGAAAAGACAGGTTCTATCTATCGTCAAAGAAAAATTGATGTGGAACCAGTTTTTGGATTCTTGAAGGCTAATTTGCGTTTCTCACGATTTTCTGTACGTGGGAAACCGAAGGTTGAAAATGAAATGGGTCTTGCGTTAATGGCCGTGAACTTACGTAAGTTCACGGTAAAAACTAGATAG
- a CDS encoding DeoR family transcriptional regulator, whose amino-acid sequence MKPTTDRMLTRIKDMYMFIRNNGTVTTQDLVDEFGITPRTIQRDLNVLAFNDLIISPTRGKWTTTNKRVKMTS is encoded by the coding sequence TTGAAACCTACTACTGATCGGATGCTCACTCGAATCAAAGATATGTATATGTTCATCCGAAACAACGGAACTGTTACTACACAAGATCTGGTCGATGAATTTGGCATCACTCCTCGAACTATTCAGAGAGATTTGAATGTACTTGCGTTTAATGATTTAATCATTAGCCCAACAAGAGGCAAATGGACCACGACGAACAAACGAGTTAAAATGACATCTTAG
- the pepV gene encoding dipeptidase PepV, translating to MNWLDIAEQRKTDIIKELQALIQIPSVLDEKEATEQAPFGVKPLEALQYMLNEGEKEGFVTKNIDNMAGHIEMGSGEELLGILCHVDVVPEGTGWTYPPFEGVVADDRIYGRGAIDDKGPTIAAWMAMKLVKESGIELSKRVRLIIGSDEESGFRCVTRYFEKEEMPDLGFAPDADFPIINAEKGIANLIFSQTGSSETETIQFFQAGKRTNMVPDEAFAYIFGGVHSIKEKFNNFASENGITGEVLLEGPVVKVLVRGKSAHAMEPDHGVNAGILLAKFLLSLPLTEHSKAFCEFLVMAFGEESRGHALGLNYADEVSGETTLNAGVIHYAPAQGSCTQVSLRYSVSYPFEEKLSACREKLQNTGMTLDLGSNSTPHYVDKEDILIQTLQKVYERQTGEKAELLSIGGGTYARVLKKGVAFGMLFPGRPDIAHQVDEYVDIEDLIKATAIYADAIVELAGKK from the coding sequence ATGAACTGGTTAGATATAGCAGAACAAAGAAAGACGGATATTATAAAAGAGCTACAGGCTTTAATTCAAATACCTAGTGTTTTAGATGAAAAAGAAGCTACAGAGCAAGCTCCCTTCGGTGTAAAACCACTAGAGGCACTACAATATATGTTAAACGAAGGGGAAAAAGAAGGTTTTGTTACAAAAAATATAGACAATATGGCTGGTCACATTGAAATGGGCAGTGGCGAGGAATTGTTAGGAATACTTTGTCATGTGGATGTAGTACCTGAAGGGACAGGGTGGACTTACCCTCCATTTGAAGGTGTTGTTGCAGATGATCGCATTTACGGTCGAGGAGCAATTGATGATAAAGGTCCTACGATTGCGGCGTGGATGGCGATGAAGCTAGTAAAAGAATCTGGGATTGAGCTTTCGAAACGTGTAAGGCTGATCATAGGTTCAGACGAAGAAAGTGGATTTAGATGTGTGACTCGTTATTTTGAGAAAGAAGAGATGCCTGACCTAGGCTTTGCTCCGGATGCGGACTTTCCGATTATCAATGCAGAAAAAGGAATTGCTAATTTAATCTTTTCTCAGACAGGTTCTTCTGAGACCGAAACAATCCAGTTTTTCCAGGCTGGTAAGCGTACAAATATGGTTCCAGATGAAGCATTCGCTTATATTTTTGGAGGGGTTCATTCTATTAAAGAAAAATTTAATAACTTTGCAAGTGAAAACGGAATTACTGGCGAAGTCCTTCTAGAAGGCCCAGTTGTTAAGGTGCTAGTTCGTGGTAAATCAGCTCATGCTATGGAGCCAGACCATGGAGTAAATGCTGGAATCCTCCTTGCTAAATTTTTGTTATCATTGCCTTTAACCGAACATTCTAAAGCATTCTGTGAGTTCCTTGTAATGGCTTTCGGGGAAGAAAGCAGAGGTCATGCATTAGGCTTAAACTATGCAGATGAAGTGTCTGGTGAAACTACATTAAATGCGGGAGTTATTCATTATGCACCTGCCCAAGGCTCTTGTACTCAAGTAAGTCTACGTTATTCAGTTAGCTATCCATTTGAGGAAAAACTAAGTGCTTGTAGAGAAAAGTTACAAAATACAGGTATGACACTTGATTTAGGCTCTAACTCTACGCCACATTATGTCGATAAAGAGGATATACTGATTCAAACCCTTCAAAAGGTATATGAGCGTCAAACAGGAGAAAAGGCAGAACTATTATCTATCGGTGGTGGAACATACGCGCGAGTGCTAAAAAAAGGCGTTGCGTTTGGGATGCTGTTCCCAGGCAGACCAGATATAGCTCACCAGGTAGATGAGTATGTGGACATTGAGGATTTGATAAAAGCCACTGCGATTTATGCAGATGCAATAGTGGAGCTTGCTGGTAAAAAATAA
- the dat gene encoding D-amino-acid transaminase: protein MTKILWNDQIVEKNEVKIGFEDRGYQFGDGIYEVIKIYNGDLFTATEHIDRLYSSADKINLVIPYTKDKLHQMIHELIETNEVQNGQIYLQVTRGDSPRIHNFPNPAVSSVLTAYTKETTRPLAQLESGIKACFVEDVRWLRCDIKSLNLLGNVLAKQEAVTKNCFEAILHRGDTVTEGSSSNMYGIKDGVLYTHPVSNLILNGITRKVLLDCCEEIGLKVVEEAFTKEEALKMDEFIMSSTSAEVMPVISIDGNVIGNGKPGELTRKLQKAFEQKIPTTLNV from the coding sequence ATGACAAAAATTTTGTGGAACGACCAAATCGTAGAAAAAAATGAAGTGAAGATTGGGTTTGAAGACCGAGGCTATCAATTTGGCGATGGTATTTATGAAGTTATTAAAATTTATAACGGAGATTTATTTACTGCGACTGAGCATATTGATCGTCTGTATTCCAGTGCTGATAAAATTAACTTAGTCATTCCTTATACGAAAGACAAACTTCATCAAATGATACATGAGCTAATTGAAACGAATGAAGTTCAAAATGGTCAAATCTATTTACAAGTAACACGTGGGGATAGCCCTCGTATTCATAATTTTCCTAATCCAGCAGTTAGCTCCGTGCTGACAGCTTATACGAAAGAAACAACACGTCCACTTGCTCAGCTTGAAAGTGGGATTAAGGCTTGTTTTGTAGAGGATGTTCGTTGGTTAAGATGTGATATTAAATCATTAAACCTACTTGGCAATGTACTCGCTAAACAGGAAGCTGTTACGAAAAATTGCTTTGAGGCTATTTTACATCGTGGTGATACGGTAACAGAGGGTTCTTCCTCAAACATGTACGGCATTAAAGATGGTGTTTTGTATACACATCCAGTGAGCAACCTGATTTTAAATGGTATTACTAGAAAAGTATTGTTAGATTGCTGTGAAGAGATTGGATTAAAGGTAGTGGAAGAGGCGTTTACTAAAGAAGAAGCACTGAAAATGGATGAATTCATCATGTCCTCAACTAGTGCAGAGGTGATGCCAGTTATCTCAATCGATGGGAATGTTATTGGAAACGGAAAACCTGGAGAGTTAACAAGAAAGCTTCAGAAAGCCTTTGAACAAAAAATTCCTACGACATTAAATGTATGA
- the thpR gene encoding RNA 2',3'-cyclic phosphodiesterase → MSNHYFVGIKVPEVIGRSIIEARKATNMHETHKTLPLLEDLHITLAYLAAVDESKLADLIESLKEIKWETFTLTTAGLAHFGSAKTPRVVYVAVDENEELQRLQHAVVQKVLEYIELNVSKDFHAHVTVAKKWKSTETCMYDSFNLEKQSFEVRDFIIYKINPASTPRYEQFASINV, encoded by the coding sequence ATGAGCAACCATTATTTCGTAGGTATTAAAGTTCCCGAGGTAATAGGAAGGTCTATTATAGAGGCTAGAAAGGCAACTAATATGCATGAAACACATAAAACGTTGCCTCTTCTTGAGGACCTTCATATTACGCTGGCATACTTAGCTGCAGTAGATGAATCTAAATTAGCTGACTTAATCGAATCCTTGAAAGAGATAAAGTGGGAAACATTTACTTTAACAACAGCGGGACTAGCCCATTTTGGGAGTGCTAAAACCCCTCGAGTAGTTTATGTCGCTGTCGATGAAAATGAGGAATTGCAAAGACTTCAGCATGCAGTTGTGCAAAAAGTTCTGGAGTATATAGAGTTAAACGTTTCAAAGGACTTTCATGCCCATGTAACCGTTGCGAAAAAATGGAAGTCAACTGAGACCTGTATGTACGATTCGTTTAACCTGGAGAAACAGTCCTTTGAAGTTCGCGATTTTATCATTTACAAAATAAATCCTGCAAGCACTCCACGTTACGAGCAATTTGCCAGTATAAACGTGTGA
- a CDS encoding nuclease-related domain-containing protein encodes MAQLVKLQDYISRYQIDLKRYPTQFVRLKKQQWERVNASYERGALDTSWIEKEQEEDLEVEEKKSFISKLFSRNKEETSTEILDEKEVENQEVPEESTTLFFEPNIVYNPSSKEELRRMYLDQLFHFQLKWASSTLMEKSYVDPKYMRDSLLRLLTLQLPDNYFLFYYPILKLKKAPVELDVIIVLPTEIICIVMLEGRDLDAFIGSGDRFWVKKSGKSESKVLSPMISLNRMESILLQVFKKEDIDLPIRKVVLSRNGYIDYPGSAYQTQLVDTRSFPAWFQALKSSPSPMKHMQFKAAQALLNLVQTTSYSRASWELESEIENE; translated from the coding sequence ATGGCTCAGTTAGTTAAATTACAGGATTATATATCCCGCTATCAAATTGATTTAAAGCGGTATCCTACTCAATTTGTTCGTTTAAAAAAACAACAATGGGAGCGAGTCAACGCTTCTTATGAAAGAGGAGCTCTAGATACATCGTGGATAGAGAAGGAGCAGGAGGAGGATTTAGAGGTAGAGGAAAAAAAATCCTTTATCTCTAAATTGTTTTCTCGAAACAAAGAAGAAACCTCTACAGAGATATTGGATGAAAAGGAGGTAGAGAATCAAGAAGTTCCAGAAGAATCTACTACTCTTTTTTTCGAACCTAATATTGTTTATAACCCGAGTTCTAAAGAAGAACTACGACGAATGTATTTAGACCAATTATTTCATTTTCAATTAAAATGGGCTAGCTCTACTTTAATGGAAAAATCCTATGTAGATCCAAAGTATATGAGAGATAGCTTGTTACGACTTCTCACACTACAATTACCTGATAATTATTTTCTGTTTTATTACCCAATTCTTAAACTGAAAAAAGCCCCTGTGGAATTAGATGTTATTATCGTTTTGCCTACAGAAATTATATGTATAGTAATGTTAGAAGGCAGAGACTTAGATGCATTTATCGGAAGTGGGGATCGTTTTTGGGTGAAGAAAAGTGGAAAGAGCGAAAGTAAGGTATTAAGTCCGATGATCAGTCTTAATAGAATGGAATCTATTCTATTGCAAGTTTTTAAAAAGGAAGATATTGATTTGCCTATCCGAAAAGTAGTTTTATCCAGAAATGGTTACATCGATTATCCAGGCTCTGCCTATCAGACTCAATTAGTAGATACTAGAAGCTTTCCTGCATGGTTTCAAGCTTTAAAATCGTCTCCATCTCCGATGAAGCATATGCAGTTTAAGGCAGCGCAGGCATTACTTAATCTGGTTCAGACAACCTCCTATTCTAGGGCAAGCTGGGAGCTGGAAAGCGAGATAGAAAATGAATGA
- a CDS encoding YegS/Rv2252/BmrU family lipid kinase, with translation MNDVLIVVNEIAGQGRAKKLWESWQDHLPFAFTLLKTEYSGHATDIAKKYAEASQDPLLIIAIGGDGTAHEILSGTIGYNHVRVGVVSAGSGNDFARAFFVFQTLEQLTEYVLEYQTAEQMDIGVLNTNSDMFHFINNAGFGFDAHVVYAANQSKWKKWLNRLGLGKLVYILYLVKELFKFKKFSFSLLNQGDTIKFEDVWFITVCNQPYFGGGMKISPSSIPNDSLIELTVVHHLKRAKLLFIFGTVFYGKHTAYKEVKQIQASEFAIQMNDQVYGHVDGEFSCMTIPGSIYTFRVEHHAWKLAKPPSKRS, from the coding sequence ATGAATGATGTACTAATTGTTGTTAATGAAATAGCAGGTCAGGGGAGAGCTAAAAAGCTTTGGGAGTCATGGCAAGACCATCTCCCTTTCGCTTTTACGCTTCTTAAAACTGAATATAGTGGGCATGCAACCGATATAGCGAAAAAATATGCAGAAGCTAGCCAAGACCCTCTTCTTATTATTGCAATCGGTGGAGACGGTACCGCGCACGAAATCCTCTCAGGTACTATAGGGTATAATCATGTTCGAGTTGGAGTTGTTTCTGCTGGAAGTGGAAATGATTTTGCTCGGGCTTTTTTTGTGTTTCAAACACTCGAGCAGCTAACAGAATATGTTTTAGAGTATCAGACGGCAGAACAGATGGACATCGGTGTATTAAACACTAATTCAGATATGTTTCATTTCATAAATAATGCGGGCTTTGGCTTTGATGCACATGTTGTATACGCAGCCAATCAATCTAAATGGAAAAAGTGGTTAAATAGACTAGGATTAGGTAAATTAGTGTACATTCTGTATCTTGTGAAAGAGTTATTTAAGTTTAAAAAATTCTCTTTCTCTTTACTAAATCAAGGAGATACGATAAAGTTTGAAGATGTTTGGTTTATTACTGTGTGTAATCAACCCTATTTTGGAGGAGGCATGAAAATCTCTCCTTCCTCTATACCAAACGATTCTTTAATTGAACTAACCGTTGTGCATCATTTGAAGCGGGCTAAGCTGTTATTTATATTTGGCACAGTGTTTTATGGCAAACACACGGCTTATAAAGAAGTTAAACAAATTCAGGCAAGCGAGTTTGCCATTCAAATGAATGATCAAGTGTATGGGCACGTTGACGGAGAATTTTCCTGCATGACAATTCCGGGCAGCATCTATACATTTAGAGTAGAGCATCATGCATGGAAATTAGCAAAACCACCAAGTAAAAGGAGTTAA
- the trmB gene encoding tRNA (guanosine(46)-N7)-methyltransferase TrmB, whose protein sequence is MRLRNKPWAEDFINSHPEIVIPNPEEQKGKWNLVFDNENPLHIEVGTGKGQFVTGMAKQNPDINYIGIELYDSVIVSALENALEAQPLPNLRLLKVNGADLAKYFQKNDVHRVYLNFSDPWPKIRHAKRRLTHEGFLKLYESILVDNAEIHFKTDNRGLFEYSLTSMSAYGMLLTYVSLDLHANMPEDNIMTEYEEKFSAKGQPIYRLEARFISQE, encoded by the coding sequence ATGAGATTAAGAAACAAACCTTGGGCTGAGGATTTTATAAATTCTCATCCAGAAATAGTGATTCCAAATCCGGAAGAACAAAAAGGAAAATGGAATTTAGTGTTCGATAACGAAAATCCACTTCATATAGAAGTAGGAACTGGGAAAGGCCAATTTGTAACTGGAATGGCAAAACAAAATCCCGACATCAATTATATAGGAATCGAGCTTTATGACAGTGTCATTGTCTCTGCATTAGAAAATGCATTAGAAGCTCAGCCATTACCAAATTTACGCCTATTAAAGGTAAATGGCGCTGATTTAGCAAAATATTTTCAAAAAAATGATGTCCATCGCGTCTATTTAAACTTCTCTGATCCATGGCCAAAAATTAGACATGCAAAGCGACGTTTAACTCATGAAGGCTTTTTAAAGCTTTATGAATCTATTTTAGTAGACAATGCAGAGATTCATTTTAAAACAGATAATAGAGGTCTATTCGAATATTCTCTAACAAGCATGTCAGCCTATGGAATGCTGTTAACGTATGTATCGCTTGATTTACATGCGAATATGCCAGAAGATAATATTATGACTGAATATGAAGAGAAGTTCTCTGCAAAAGGTCAACCAATCTATCGTCTAGAGGCTAGATTTATTAGCCAAGAATAA
- a CDS encoding MBL fold metallo-hydrolase, whose amino-acid sequence MDTYKFHEMTLTWLKGGTTHMDGGAMFGVVPKPLWEKKYPVNEKNQIELPSDPILIQHKGKNILLEAGLGFGKFSDKQIRNYGITDESVVDDNLVELGLLAEDVDIILMTHLHFDHACGLTKWVNGELVSSFPNASIYVSEVEWNEMKNPNVRSSNTYWKENWEPIQSQVITFKDSIKLLEDIEMIHTGGHSDGHSIVLLKQKDETIIHMADLMPTHAHQNPLWVLAYDDYPMTSVFAKQKWVNEALQNNYWFSFYHDAYHRMIKWSTDGKEVVEKLERTRS is encoded by the coding sequence ATGGATACGTATAAATTTCACGAGATGACATTAACTTGGTTAAAAGGTGGTACGACACATATGGACGGGGGAGCCATGTTTGGAGTAGTGCCAAAGCCTTTATGGGAAAAGAAATATCCGGTCAATGAAAAAAATCAAATTGAACTTCCTTCAGATCCAATATTGATTCAACATAAAGGGAAGAACATTTTGCTAGAAGCGGGCCTAGGATTTGGAAAGTTCTCAGACAAGCAAATCAGAAATTATGGCATTACAGATGAGTCAGTGGTAGATGACAATCTGGTCGAGCTAGGTCTTCTTGCAGAGGATGTCGACATCATTTTAATGACTCATTTACATTTCGATCATGCTTGTGGACTAACTAAATGGGTAAATGGAGAATTAGTTTCCAGTTTTCCGAATGCTTCCATCTATGTTTCAGAGGTAGAGTGGAATGAAATGAAGAACCCAAATGTCCGTTCAAGCAATACATATTGGAAGGAAAACTGGGAGCCCATTCAATCACAGGTCATTACATTCAAGGATTCTATTAAGCTTTTAGAAGATATTGAGATGATTCATACAGGTGGTCATAGTGATGGTCACAGTATTGTGCTATTAAAGCAAAAGGATGAAACAATCATCCATATGGCAGACCTTATGCCAACACATGCACATCAAAATCCATTATGGGTATTGGCTTACGATGACTACCCAATGACCTCGGTATTTGCTAAGCAAAAATGGGTCAATGAAGCGTTGCAAAACAATTATTGGTTCAGCTTCTACCATGATGCCTATCACCGTATGATTAAATGGTCCACGGATGGCAAGGAAGTTGTAGAAAAATTAGAGAGAACGCGTTCTTAA
- a CDS encoding alpha/beta hydrolase, with amino-acid sequence MRVIRRCLSLSHQKIEVIIKGKTGSPILIVSGMASSFDEWYELTEALSKSNRVIMFHRPGLGTSELCGKERNTQKVVNEMVEIIHKLHITEPVTLVGHSYGGLCVQHFMKQYPEKVLGVVLVDSTSVDFGVLDELDLPVMNEDSTDDAWLQKCLSYSTMKTDEIKSLIEPIILTQKELSFPPEIQKRLLEFPLNPTLYKAMYLEISNWKHDAQVIKNMEVCPDLPLIVIGRDKEHCVSIGIREGLPETEITLLEDKWEQLIKEQIYLTKKSNLIFAKGSNHSVHLDRPDIIINSVKKIEAEIRSKGRKYEQTE; translated from the coding sequence GTGAGAGTTATTAGGAGATGTTTAAGTTTAAGCCATCAGAAAATTGAAGTCATCATTAAAGGAAAAACAGGTAGCCCAATACTAATCGTTTCTGGGATGGCATCCTCATTCGATGAGTGGTATGAGTTAACAGAAGCACTAAGTAAATCAAATCGTGTCATTATGTTTCATAGACCAGGACTTGGAACAAGTGAATTGTGTGGAAAAGAGCGCAATACACAAAAGGTGGTAAATGAAATGGTGGAGATTATTCACAAACTTCATATCACTGAACCTGTCACCTTGGTTGGACATTCTTACGGGGGATTATGTGTTCAGCATTTTATGAAGCAGTATCCTGAAAAGGTTCTAGGGGTAGTCTTAGTGGATTCTACTTCTGTCGATTTTGGAGTATTGGATGAATTAGATTTACCTGTTATGAATGAAGACTCTACAGATGATGCTTGGCTTCAAAAGTGTTTATCTTATAGCACTATGAAGACAGATGAAATCAAGTCATTGATTGAACCAATCATTCTGACTCAAAAAGAACTTAGCTTTCCTCCAGAAATACAAAAAAGGTTATTGGAATTTCCATTAAACCCAACTCTTTATAAGGCGATGTATTTGGAAATTAGCAACTGGAAGCACGATGCTCAAGTAATTAAAAATATGGAGGTCTGTCCAGACCTACCTTTAATAGTAATTGGCAGAGACAAAGAACATTGTGTATCGATAGGGATACGGGAAGGATTACCAGAAACAGAGATAACTTTGTTAGAAGATAAGTGGGAGCAACTGATTAAGGAACAAATTTATTTGACTAAAAAGAGTAATTTGATTTTTGCTAAAGGTTCTAATCACTCCGTTCATTTAGATCGACCAGATATTATAATAAATTCTGTTAAAAAGATAGAAGCAGAGATTAGAAGTAAAGGGAGAAAATATGAGCAAACTGAGTAG
- a CDS encoding HAD family hydrolase: MSKLSRDAKVIFLDAGGVLFDTFVKGEQRIINLLLERGYTRSEVVAAIHIANEIEKQFITTWEEEKQYYERYYGTIAKYLKNKEVAKELFLFTHYAVNCELFVEVKQVLENLSKKYRLAVISNAMPSMDLVFDRLGIRCYFEAIILSSSVQLEKPNVAIYELALKKLSVCNEESVFIDDKKENIYGSEQAGIKGLYLDRSKQDLEMLLKEYQIWFF; the protein is encoded by the coding sequence ATGAGCAAACTGAGTAGAGATGCAAAAGTAATTTTCCTTGATGCAGGCGGAGTCCTATTTGATACCTTTGTAAAAGGGGAGCAAAGAATTATTAATTTACTCTTGGAAAGAGGATATACACGTTCTGAAGTTGTAGCTGCCATACATATTGCTAATGAAATTGAAAAGCAATTTATCACTACTTGGGAGGAAGAGAAACAATATTATGAGCGTTATTATGGGACCATTGCTAAGTATTTGAAAAATAAAGAAGTGGCCAAAGAATTATTTCTTTTTACTCATTACGCAGTAAACTGTGAATTGTTCGTAGAGGTTAAACAGGTATTAGAGAATTTAAGTAAAAAATACAGATTAGCTGTTATATCTAATGCAATGCCAAGTATGGACTTGGTTTTTGATCGTTTAGGAATACGTTGCTATTTTGAAGCTATTATTTTATCTTCCTCCGTTCAGTTAGAGAAACCAAATGTAGCTATTTATGAACTTGCGTTAAAGAAGCTATCAGTTTGTAACGAGGAAAGTGTTTTTATTGACGATAAAAAAGAAAATATATACGGATCCGAGCAAGCTGGTATAAAAGGTCTCTATCTTGATAGAAGCAAACAAGATTTAGAAATGTTATTAAAGGAGTATCAAATTTGGTTTTTTTAA